A region of Shewanella psychromarinicola DNA encodes the following proteins:
- a CDS encoding DUF3644 domain-containing protein, producing the protein MNRNQRVELAFEFMLAKEKAGEAFTMTELAEASGWAISSCQTYPTKRWHQFVQRDGSQYTSTGLIYLSKAEFSLIHSQNLQDPNNLSPKSILLHKAREFALLAVSTYNNPYTEFKTYGFIVNIVIAYTALFHAIFEKKEQNYFHLDEEGNPIIIDGEEKAWELYRCCNEYWRGEDNPETKNLNFLIGLRNKIEHRSLPAVDLATSGECQSALNNFENLLVEEFGDSHALMARLAIAMQLTRTSEQAQLDALKQFQTENYRVVREYMETYKNDLSDDVLESQKYRIRAFLVPKLGNHAKSADLAIEFINVNKLNDNEMENYERGVAFIKGIESPFKLKPGKVVTIVKEKIKDFNPTLHTKCWKYYNARPREMVITFKGEYAAYSEGFDGYLYSRRWAEFLIRQLSNKDEIARVRRQAI; encoded by the coding sequence TTGAATCGGAATCAAAGAGTAGAGCTAGCATTTGAGTTTATGCTCGCTAAGGAGAAAGCTGGAGAAGCTTTCACAATGACTGAATTGGCAGAGGCATCAGGCTGGGCAATAAGTAGTTGTCAAACATATCCAACTAAAAGATGGCACCAATTCGTTCAAAGAGACGGTAGCCAATATACTTCTACGGGGCTCATCTATTTAAGCAAGGCTGAATTTAGTCTTATACATTCACAAAATTTGCAAGATCCAAACAACCTTTCGCCAAAAAGTATTTTGCTTCACAAAGCTAGAGAGTTCGCTTTACTGGCTGTATCGACGTACAACAATCCTTATACGGAATTTAAAACATATGGCTTTATAGTTAATATCGTCATTGCTTACACAGCTTTGTTTCATGCTATTTTTGAGAAAAAAGAACAAAATTATTTTCATCTTGATGAAGAAGGAAATCCAATAATAATTGATGGTGAAGAAAAAGCATGGGAGTTGTATCGTTGCTGTAACGAATATTGGCGTGGCGAGGATAACCCTGAAACCAAAAATTTAAATTTTCTTATTGGACTCAGAAATAAGATTGAACATAGAAGTTTACCAGCAGTTGATCTCGCAACTAGCGGTGAATGCCAATCTGCACTTAATAATTTTGAGAATCTTCTAGTTGAAGAGTTTGGTGATAGTCATGCATTAATGGCTAGGTTAGCGATTGCTATGCAATTAACCCGAACTTCAGAACAAGCTCAACTCGATGCTTTAAAACAATTTCAAACCGAAAATTACCGTGTTGTGCGTGAGTACATGGAAACATATAAAAACGATTTATCTGATGACGTATTGGAAAGCCAGAAATATAGAATAAGGGCTTTTTTAGTCCCCAAGCTCGGAAATCATGCAAAATCAGCTGACTTAGCTATTGAGTTTATTAACGTTAATAAACTCAATGATAATGAAATGGAAAACTATGAGCGAGGCGTAGCTTTTATTAAAGGTATAGAGTCTCCATTTAAGTTAAAACCAGGCAAAGTTGTTACTATCGTTAAAGAGAAAATAAAAGACTTTAATCCTACGTTACATACTAAATGTTGGAAGTATTATAATGCGAGACCTCGTGAAATGGTAATCACCTTCAAAGGAGAATATGCAGCTTATTCTGAAGGTTTTGACGGTTACTTATATTCACGTCGATG
- a CDS encoding YdcH family protein, which produces MLGESHALLVDFPEYQNKILLLTASDTEFVEDAKQYHKLDTEIRKLELRNSPTSDDFMHQAKLDRTVLKDKLYQQISQA; this is translated from the coding sequence ATGTTAGGTGAAAGCCATGCGCTATTAGTTGATTTTCCTGAGTATCAAAATAAGATTTTATTGTTAACCGCGAGTGATACCGAGTTTGTAGAAGATGCGAAGCAGTATCATAAATTAGATACTGAAATTCGTAAGCTGGAGTTACGAAACTCTCCAACAAGCGATGACTTTATGCATCAAGCTAAGCTTGACCGAACAGTACTCAAAGACAAGCTTTACCAGCAGATTTCTCAAGCTTAA